One Streptomyces sp. CNQ-509 DNA window includes the following coding sequences:
- a CDS encoding polysaccharide deacetylase family protein — protein sequence MKYDKYPTRGVSRRTAFCLGLLGAYQLALAPDAHAPRSGTAAVRTGLADGKPLRRPSYGLRPAAGRTGTAPMTTSGGMARIVGPTRPVAVRAAAHTTLRETGKKIALTFDDGPHATQTPEILRILRRHGARATFFVIGENIPWNRDVLRRIAAEGHVVGNHSYTHPQLDLISTPRVRAELEQTCELVARELGAPPRVARAPYGRWHGPSLEICAQLQMEPFQWDIDTLDWDHRDQAFIEKTVLRKAHAGAIVLAHDGGGNRWATVRALEYYLPRLLDEGYTLVHPA from the coding sequence ATGAAATATGACAAATACCCCACGCGAGGGGTGTCCCGGCGCACCGCGTTCTGCCTGGGCCTGCTCGGCGCGTACCAGCTCGCCCTCGCCCCCGACGCGCACGCCCCCAGGTCGGGGACGGCGGCCGTCCGGACGGGCCTGGCGGACGGCAAGCCGCTCCGCCGCCCCTCGTACGGGCTGCGCCCGGCCGCCGGCCGCACCGGCACCGCGCCGATGACGACGTCGGGCGGCATGGCCCGTATCGTCGGACCCACCCGGCCGGTCGCGGTGCGCGCGGCAGCGCACACCACGCTCCGGGAGACCGGCAAGAAGATCGCGCTCACCTTCGACGACGGCCCGCATGCGACTCAGACGCCGGAGATCCTGCGGATCCTGCGCCGCCACGGGGCACGCGCGACGTTCTTCGTCATCGGCGAGAACATCCCCTGGAACCGCGACGTACTGCGCCGGATCGCCGCGGAAGGCCATGTCGTCGGCAACCACTCCTACACCCACCCGCAGCTCGACCTGATCAGCACACCGCGGGTGCGCGCCGAACTGGAGCAGACCTGCGAGCTGGTGGCGAGGGAGCTGGGCGCGCCGCCGCGGGTGGCGCGGGCGCCGTACGGGAGGTGGCACGGGCCGAGCCTGGAGATCTGCGCGCAACTGCAGATGGAGCCCTTCCAGTGGGACATCGACACGCTCGACTGGGACCACCGCGACCAGGCGTTCATCGAGAAGACCGTGCTCAGGAAGGCCCACGCGGGCGCGATCGTGCTGGCGCACGACGGCGGGGGCAACAGGTGGGCGACGGTACGGGCGCTGGAGTACTACCTGCCGCGGCTGCTGGACGAGGGATACACGCTGGTGCACCCGGCGTAG
- a CDS encoding cupin, with protein MADPALPPLPGGVSVSRLRVYDWQAPDGLRGGTPHLHLACTEAYVVLGGHGAVQTLTASGYAETELVEDAVVWFTPGTIHRLVNADGRLDILVLMQNAGLPEAGDAVFPFPSDVLYDDAAYARAAALDPAEPEKSAQARRDLALAGFAELAGAARAGDPAPLEAFHARAVELVRPHLDNWRERWERGPSAAAAATDAHLTALRTDGAHLRSASVQRTGAESRYGMCGRLQACDLDGAVTVGT; from the coding sequence ATGGCCGATCCCGCACTTCCGCCCCTCCCCGGCGGCGTCAGCGTCTCCCGGCTCCGCGTCTACGACTGGCAGGCCCCCGACGGCCTCCGCGGCGGCACCCCGCATCTGCACCTCGCCTGCACCGAGGCGTACGTCGTCCTCGGCGGCCACGGCGCCGTGCAGACCCTGACCGCCTCCGGGTACGCCGAGACCGAGCTCGTCGAGGACGCCGTCGTCTGGTTCACGCCGGGCACCATCCACCGGCTCGTCAACGCCGACGGCCGGCTCGACATCCTCGTCCTCATGCAGAACGCCGGTCTGCCCGAGGCCGGCGACGCCGTCTTCCCCTTCCCGTCCGACGTCCTGTACGACGACGCCGCCTACGCCCGGGCCGCCGCGCTCGACCCGGCGGAGCCGGAGAAGTCCGCGCAGGCGCGCCGCGATCTGGCGCTGGCCGGCTTCGCCGAACTGGCCGGGGCCGCGCGGGCGGGCGATCCGGCGCCTCTGGAGGCGTTCCACGCGCGGGCGGTGGAGCTGGTCCGGCCACACCTGGACAACTGGCGCGAGCGCTGGGAACGGGGGCCGTCCGCCGCCGCGGCGGCGACGGACGCGCACCTGACCGCGCTCCGCACGGACGGCGCCCACCTGCGGTCGGCGTCGGTGCAGCGGACGGGGGCGGAGTCGCGGTACGGGATGTGCGGCCGGCTCCAGGCGTGCGACCTGGACGGCGCGGTGACGGTGGGCACGTAA
- a CDS encoding APC family permease: MPKLTELSKRILIGRALRSDRLGETLLPKRVALPVFASDPLSSVAYAPGEVLIVLSIAGVGAYSYSPWITAAIVVLMVVVVASYRKTVHAYPSGGGDYEVATTNLGRRAGQVVASALLVDYVLTVAVSVSAGVENLGSAWGFVADNKVLCALIVIGLLTTMNLRGVKESGTLFAIPTYVFVGSVLIMIAWGVFRALVLDDTMRAPTADLEVHSEHAGGLAGFALVFLLLRAFSSGCAALTGVEAISNGVPAFRKPKSRNAATTLAMMGLLAIVMFVGIIILALHTDVRMAERPAEELLRNGEAVGSGFIQNPVIAQVGAAVFGDGSLPFVILAAATALVLFLAANTAYNGFPVLGSILAHDRFLPRQLHTRGDRLAFSNGILFVALLSGALVYAFKADSTRLIQLYIVGVFVSFTFSQTGMVRHWNRALTAEHRPDERRRILRSRAMNGFGAVFCALVLVVVLITKFSHGAWIALAGMLFFYVVMAAIRRHYDRVAQEVAVAEGEEDDAMPRPGHMHSIVLVSQLHRPTMRALAYAKLVRSDKLEALTIGVDAEETRQLQQQWVDSELDVPLTVIESPYREITRPLIAYVKRLRQEKPDTVISVYIPEYVVGHWYEHLLHNQSALRLKARLLFTPGVMVTSVPYQLGSSERAKRRARRSAEWQAPGAVRGPAPAAARKRREPSGRESADR; this comes from the coding sequence GTGCCCAAGCTGACCGAACTGTCGAAGCGCATACTGATCGGCCGCGCGCTTCGCAGCGACCGGCTCGGCGAGACGCTGCTCCCCAAGCGCGTCGCGCTCCCGGTCTTCGCCTCCGACCCGCTCTCCTCGGTCGCGTACGCCCCGGGCGAGGTGCTGATCGTCCTGTCGATCGCCGGCGTCGGCGCGTACTCGTACAGCCCCTGGATCACCGCGGCCATCGTCGTGCTGATGGTCGTCGTCGTCGCCTCGTACCGCAAGACGGTGCACGCCTACCCCAGCGGCGGCGGCGACTACGAGGTCGCCACCACCAACCTCGGCCGCCGCGCCGGCCAGGTGGTGGCCAGCGCGCTCCTCGTCGACTACGTGCTCACCGTCGCGGTGTCGGTCTCCGCGGGCGTGGAGAACCTCGGCTCGGCCTGGGGGTTCGTCGCGGACAACAAGGTGCTCTGCGCGCTGATCGTCATCGGCCTGCTGACCACCATGAACCTGCGCGGCGTGAAGGAGTCGGGGACGCTCTTCGCCATCCCCACCTACGTCTTCGTCGGCAGCGTCCTCATCATGATCGCCTGGGGCGTCTTCCGCGCCCTCGTCCTCGACGACACGATGCGCGCCCCCACCGCCGACCTGGAGGTCCACAGCGAGCACGCGGGCGGCCTCGCCGGCTTCGCGCTGGTCTTCCTGCTGCTACGGGCCTTCTCCTCCGGCTGCGCCGCGCTGACCGGCGTCGAGGCGATCAGCAACGGCGTGCCCGCCTTCCGCAAGCCCAAGAGCCGCAACGCGGCGACGACGCTGGCGATGATGGGCCTGCTGGCGATCGTCATGTTCGTCGGGATCATCATCCTCGCGCTCCACACCGACGTGCGGATGGCCGAGCGGCCCGCCGAGGAACTGCTGCGGAACGGCGAGGCGGTCGGCTCCGGCTTCATCCAGAACCCGGTGATCGCACAGGTCGGCGCGGCGGTCTTCGGCGACGGCTCGCTGCCGTTCGTCATCCTGGCGGCGGCCACGGCGCTCGTGCTGTTCCTGGCCGCCAACACCGCGTACAACGGCTTCCCCGTGCTCGGCTCGATCCTCGCCCACGACCGCTTCCTGCCGCGCCAGTTGCACACCCGCGGCGACCGGCTGGCGTTCAGCAACGGCATCCTCTTCGTCGCCCTGCTCTCCGGCGCCCTCGTCTACGCGTTCAAGGCCGACTCCACCCGGCTGATCCAGCTCTACATCGTCGGCGTCTTCGTCTCCTTCACCTTCAGCCAGACCGGTATGGTGCGGCACTGGAACCGCGCGCTGACCGCCGAGCACCGGCCCGACGAGCGCCGCCGCATCCTGCGGTCGCGGGCGATGAACGGCTTCGGCGCGGTGTTCTGCGCGCTGGTGCTGGTGGTCGTCCTGATCACGAAGTTCAGCCACGGCGCGTGGATCGCGCTGGCCGGTATGCTCTTCTTCTACGTGGTCATGGCCGCCATCCGCCGCCACTACGACCGGGTCGCGCAGGAGGTCGCGGTCGCCGAGGGCGAGGAGGACGACGCGATGCCGCGTCCCGGGCACATGCACTCGATCGTGCTCGTCTCCCAGTTGCACCGCCCGACGATGCGCGCCCTGGCGTACGCGAAGCTCGTACGTTCCGACAAGCTGGAGGCGCTGACCATCGGGGTCGACGCCGAGGAGACCAGGCAGCTCCAGCAGCAGTGGGTGGACAGCGAGCTGGACGTGCCGCTCACCGTGATCGAGTCGCCGTACCGCGAGATCACCAGGCCGCTGATCGCGTACGTCAAGCGGCTGCGCCAGGAGAAGCCGGACACGGTGATCAGCGTCTACATCCCGGAGTACGTCGTCGGGCACTGGTACGAGCACCTGCTGCACAACCAGAGCGCGCTGCGGCTGAAGGCGCGGCTGCTGTTCACGCCGGGTGTGATGGTGACGTCGGTGCCGTACCAGCTCGGTTCCAGCGAGCGCGCCAAGCGGCGGGCGCGGCGCAGCGCGGAGTGGCAGGCACCGGGTGCGGTACGGGGTCCGGCGCCGGCGGCGGCGCGGAAGCGGCGGGAGCCTTCGGGGCGGGAGTCGGCGGACCGGTAG
- a CDS encoding DedA family protein gives MNTLALGPGWLDPDFLIDKFGVLGVLVIVFAESGLLIGFFLPGDSLLFTTGLLITSDVLDFPLWLMCVLIAVAAIAGDQVGYLFGRKVGPALFNRPDSKLFKQENVQKAHEFFEKHGPKSLVLARFVPIVRTFTPIIAGVSRMNYRQFVVFNVIGGILWGVGVTLLGAALGRIDFVHENIEAILIGIVLLSVLPIVVEYLRARSRAKKAPPAAPSADEPEGHPATPAADGGDGGPQRGRHARR, from the coding sequence ATGAACACGCTCGCGCTCGGACCCGGATGGCTGGATCCCGACTTCCTGATCGACAAGTTCGGCGTGCTCGGCGTGCTCGTGATCGTCTTCGCCGAGTCCGGGCTCCTCATCGGGTTCTTCCTGCCGGGCGACTCGCTGCTCTTCACCACGGGCCTGCTGATCACCTCGGACGTGCTCGACTTCCCGCTGTGGCTGATGTGCGTGCTCATCGCCGTCGCGGCCATCGCCGGCGACCAGGTCGGCTATCTCTTCGGCCGCAAGGTCGGCCCGGCCCTCTTCAACCGCCCGGACTCCAAGCTCTTCAAACAGGAGAACGTGCAGAAGGCGCACGAGTTCTTCGAGAAACACGGCCCGAAGTCACTGGTCCTCGCCCGCTTCGTGCCCATCGTGCGCACCTTCACCCCGATCATCGCCGGCGTCAGCCGGATGAACTACCGGCAGTTCGTCGTCTTCAACGTCATCGGCGGCATCCTCTGGGGCGTCGGCGTCACCCTTCTGGGCGCCGCCCTGGGCCGGATCGACTTCGTGCACGAGAACATCGAGGCGATCCTCATCGGCATCGTGCTGCTGTCGGTGCTGCCGATCGTCGTCGAGTACCTGCGCGCCCGCAGCCGCGCCAAGAAGGCGCCCCCGGCGGCCCCTTCCGCGGACGAGCCGGAGGGCCACCCGGCCACCCCCGCCGCCGACGGCGGCGACGGCGGCCCGCAGCGCGGGCGGCACGCACGGCGTTAG
- a CDS encoding CdaR family transcriptional regulator — translation MVARTRVAGSLPEILVGYADLLADVSATGRLLRRPELDALRELGEQAAESGRSLRELVAGHLAETRRTWAALPGVARAASAAERARSSDAVLAAVEAAVTALGEGHERAQRLAVRQEEAERREFVDDLLYGRSDLGRLAERAERFGLRLARAHAVAVAAGDEPFADVHPLVRRIERELLGRFVERDVLLTTKEGRLVCVAGSSERALLDAFAKVALEPGSGYAVATRVAMGREHAGPGGVVRSYEEALGALDMAAALGLTQPVLHAAELLVFPVLLRDRAAMADLVRTVLGPLTQARGGAEPLLATLQTCAAAGYVNAEAARRLGVSVRTLSYRLDRICTLTGYDVADSLHRYTLETAAMGARLLGWPEEPV, via the coding sequence GTGGTGGCGCGAACGCGCGTGGCGGGGTCACTCCCCGAGATCCTCGTCGGCTACGCGGACCTGCTGGCCGACGTGTCCGCCACCGGCCGGCTGCTGCGCCGCCCCGAGCTGGACGCGCTGCGCGAGCTGGGCGAGCAGGCCGCCGAGTCAGGACGCAGCCTGCGTGAGCTGGTCGCGGGACACCTCGCCGAGACCCGCCGCACCTGGGCCGCCCTGCCCGGCGTGGCCAGGGCCGCGAGCGCCGCCGAGCGCGCCCGCAGCAGCGACGCCGTGCTGGCCGCCGTCGAGGCGGCCGTCACCGCGCTCGGCGAGGGCCACGAGCGCGCCCAGCGGCTCGCGGTCCGGCAGGAGGAGGCCGAGCGCCGCGAGTTCGTCGACGACCTCCTCTACGGCCGCAGCGACCTCGGCCGCCTCGCCGAGCGCGCGGAGCGCTTCGGGCTCCGCCTGGCCCGCGCCCACGCCGTCGCGGTCGCCGCAGGTGACGAGCCCTTCGCCGACGTGCACCCCCTGGTGCGGCGCATCGAGCGGGAGCTGCTGGGCCGCTTCGTCGAGCGCGACGTGCTGCTGACCACCAAGGAGGGCCGGCTCGTCTGCGTCGCCGGCAGCAGCGAGCGCGCCCTGCTCGACGCCTTCGCCAAGGTGGCCCTGGAGCCGGGCAGCGGCTACGCCGTCGCCACCCGCGTCGCCATGGGCCGCGAGCACGCGGGCCCCGGCGGGGTCGTACGCAGCTACGAGGAGGCGCTCGGCGCGCTCGACATGGCCGCCGCGCTCGGCCTCACGCAGCCGGTGCTGCATGCCGCCGAGCTGCTGGTCTTCCCGGTGCTGCTGCGCGACCGGGCCGCTATGGCCGATCTGGTACGGACCGTCCTCGGCCCGCTGACGCAGGCCCGCGGCGGCGCGGAGCCGCTGCTCGCCACGCTGCAGACGTGCGCCGCCGCCGGCTACGTCAACGCCGAGGCCGCCCGGCGGCTGGGCGTGAGCGTGCGGACGCTGTCGTACCGGCTGGACCGGATATGTACCCTCACCGGCTACGACGTGGCGGACTCCCTGCACCGCTACACCCTGGAGACCGCCGCCATGGGCGCCCGGCTCCTCGGCTGGCCGGAGGAGCCGGTCTAG